From Mytilus edulis unplaced genomic scaffold, xbMytEdul2.2 SCAFFOLD_263, whole genome shotgun sequence, a single genomic window includes:
- the LOC139504572 gene encoding uncharacterized protein yields the protein MIATKTDEYDLEKFWKIESLATEKIDTSKLEEQMDIQKTYEEKQIRYHDNRYFVTLPWKEDHPTLPTNKAIAQRRTESVVRRLSKEPKLLEKYGEIMAEQEKRGFIEKVDITNEADEKSKIHYIPHHAVRKDSTTTPIRVVFDCSCKATPESSSLNDCLMTTPPNLNDLVGILLRFRLHQFAVTTDVEKAFLN from the coding sequence ATGATCGCAACAAAAACCGATGAGTACGACTTGGAGAAATTTTGGAAAATAGAGTCACTGGCTACCGAGAAAATTGACACTTCAAAGTTAGAAGAACAGATGGATATTCAAAAGACTTATGAAGAGAAACAAATTCGTTACCATGACAACAGATATTTTGTAACGTTACCATGGAAAGAGGATCACCCTACGTTACCGACAAATAAAGCCATTGCACAACGAAGGACGGAAAGTGTAGTAAGAAGACTTAGCAAAGAACCCAAACTACTGGAAAAATATGGAGAAATAATGGCTGAGCAGGAGAAAAGGGGCTTCATAGAGAAAGTAGATATTACTAATGAGGCCGATGAAAAGAGCAAAATACACTATATTCCGCATCATGCTGTGAGAAAAGATTCAACAACAACACCAATCAGGGTCGTATTCGATTGCAGTTGTAAAGCAACACCAGAATCGTCTAGTCTTAATGATTGTTTGATGACTACTCCACCCAATTTAAATGACTTAGTCGGCATTCTTTTAAGATTTCGTTTACACCAATTTGCCGTTACTACTGATGTAGAGAAGGCGTTCTTGAAC